CTTCCTCCTTAAACAGGAGACCGGGCTGGTCTAGGGCCTTAAATACCGCTTCTTTTGAGCACCATATCAGAGCGCATCCTGTTTGCTTATTAATCCCATTCATCTGAGCTGCCTCAAAATCGTTTACAAATCTGTCGGACAACTTGACCAGCCTTTCTGATGGATATTCAATATCAATACCAATAGGGCCTTTGGGTGAGAGTAGCACACCTGCATAGCCCCTCGTATGTGTAATACTTACATGCAAATCCATGGATGCAAGTGTGGGGCGTCCGTCTTCTGCGTGAACAATCTCTGCTGTTGCACCGTTGAGTTCCTGTATCAGCAGACGAGATGCTATCCATTCACGGCGACGTACTGGATGTGTTATCATACTAAGACGCCTTTCCATCGAATCAGTAAGTCTGAGTCTCGAAATCAGCTCTTCCTCAGGTTCGGTAATCTTCCACACGGCCAGCAGAGCCCCGTCGGTCCCTTCTTTTCTGAATATAACAGGCATAGCTCAGTCTCTCCATTCAAGGGTTTCGATAAGATGCACCACATCAGTTTTGATATAGTCAATTACCGGGGCCAGTGAATCCCGGTTGGGTCTTGCATAAAAGTAAAGCGAGCCCCTCAGAAAATGTCTGGCACTGTCAGTGGCAAGAAATTGCAGGGGAGAGGCTGCATCTCCTTTTATATCAAAAAGCATTACATACAGACTCTTGTCTTCGTCTACATATATATCTTCGTCTATGCCATCTGCTTTGACGACATGCTTGTATGCTAGCTTTATGTTATCTTCCAATAGTTCGTAGAGGTTGTCTTCAACCTCTTTGTAGCTGAGGTGTACCCGGGCATTGTGACGCGGATAGAGAATATTGATCCAATATGGTTCTGCACCGGGTGCTACATCACTTTCTATTACTGTGCTCTTGGGGTACTCAAAGCTATATGGCATAGCCGAGTCAAGCCTGACATAAACCGGTTCCTCCAGATCAATTCTGAAGTAGCCCATGGGTTTGGGAACCTCAGTTCGCCTGCAACCGGCAGAGGCAAAGAATACTATTATGGCTGCCAGTACAGCTATGCTTTGAAATCGTTTCATCCTATCAGATTCTGGAGAATTTAACCTTTTTTATCCTTCGATTGTCGGATGCAAGTATCGTAAATTTATAGCCCGAGTGCTCAATAACTTCTTGTCTGGCAGGAATCGCTCCCTTCAGTTCCAGTATCAGTCCGGCAAGCGTTTCAGGTTCATCGGTTAGGCTTATGAATGTTTCCTGTGACACCTCAGTGATACGGAAAAAGTCCTTCAGCAGGGTCTTGCCTTCAAAAATAAAACTGCCATCAGGCAGTTTTGTGAATGTGACTTCGTCATCATCCAACTCGTCGCTGATATCCCCGACTATTTCCTCAAGGATATCTTCAAGGGTAACTATACCAGATGTACCTCCATACTCATCAACAACGATTGCCATGTGTATCTTCTGAGTCTTGAACTCTTGCAGCAGGTCGTTGATCTTTTTGGTCTCAGGCACATAATAAGCTGGTCTTATCAGCTTCTGCCATTCAAAACTGCTGTCCTGGTCTAGGTGAGGCAGTAAGTCCTTGATATAGAGGATGCCTTTTACGTCGTCCGGACCGTCCTCATAGACGGGCATACGTGAGTAGCCACTCTCAACGATTAGACCGATGACTTTTGTAAAATCACTCTCTATGTCTATGTCTACAACATCCACCCTCGCTGTCATAATCTCGACCACGTTGGTATTTCCGAAGGTAACGATGCCTTTTAGTAATTCCCTGCCCTCAGAAATGGATTCATCGTCAAAATCCAGAGCCTGTGATATGTCATCCAGCGACAAGCCTTTGATATTACCTGCCAGACGCTTGTTTGCCAGTCCGGTAAATCCTGCTGATATGTACAGGAAGGGCCATAGCAGTTTCTTCAAAAAAGAAAGTGGGCGAATCATCAACCCTGCAAAACCGACAGGGTATTTCCATGCAAAAATACGTGGCAGCACCTCTCCGAAAATCAGAATCATAGAGACTGCAACAACTGTCAATAATATATAAGCCTGTACAGATGACATATGATCTGTCAGGAGTCCATGAAAGAACAGGGTAATCCCAAGTATTACAGAGATATTTATGAAACTGCTGCAGATAACTATGGTTGTGTGCAGTTGTTCTGGGTTCTCGAAATGCCTGGCATATCGCTTGAGAACATTATCCCTGCTGTCATCCGGCTTGCTCTGATCCATTTGCCTTAACACCATGTAGGCATTCTCGGCGCCAGAAAGCAAGGCTGATACAAGCAGTAATACTACTGTCAAAATAAGGGCAATTACAGACTTGGTGGTGAAAGTTGCTATTTCAGTCACCACCGGAGAATTAAGTATGAATTGAGGAACTGTGTCTGCTTCCAAATGCTCAACAATTTAGTTAAAAGGGCAGGTCATCATCGTAACCATTCTCCCCTTGTAATATGTCACGACCAGATTGAGGAGGTTCTTGAACACCCGAACTTTGGCCTTGAGTGGAGCCACCGACATTAGTGCTGCCCTTTGGAGTCTGGAATGAACCAGAATCACTGTCCTGCCTACGGCCCAATAGCTGGATTACATCAGCATAGATTTCAGTAGTGTATCTTTTTACACCATTGGCATCATCATAGGAACGGGTCTTCAGCTTGCCTTCCACATAGATTTGAGATCCTTTCTTGATGTAGTTCTCTGCAAGCTTTGCCAATCCCCTCCACGCAACTATATTATGCCATTCTGTACGGTCTGGTATTTCCTGGCCGTCACGGGTCTTGAATCCACGTTCAGTGGTAGCCAGTGAAAAGTTGGCTACAACCTGTTCCTTATCTAGATAACGGACTTCGGGATCACGCCCTACGTTTCCTATAAGTATTACTTTATTAAGCATTATCGATTTACTTATTATCGGGTTATATTATGGAGCTAAATTACAAAACTTCTATGGCTTATCAAACCCTTTTTCTAAGTTCGAATAAATATTAAGATAAACAAAAAAAAGCTATATTTACGGTCCTAAACCATATCTCTGACCTTTAGATAATCAGTTATTTTTGTGTTAACTAAACAATTACTATTCTTATGAGGATTAGCAACAAAACTGTTTTGGTGGTGTGCTGTCTTGCATTTTCATTGTTTGCAGAAGTTACTGCACAGGATGTTAGGGTTGCAAGGCGTTCAGAAAATGACCCAACGCTATTTGATACCAAAAGAAGCATTGACGGCTATTTTACAAAGGCCGGAAAAGGATCAGTAAGTCCGGATGAAGACGGCTTTATTCGCAGATGGCTTTTGCTTGAGCCTATAATGAAGGATATAAGGACAAATACTCTGTTTACAGATAGTTATATGCGCCAAACCTTTGATACTATTTATTTTAAGAATCAATTTACCGTAGTACCCAAGGATGGTCAAACGGTTAAGGTTGGCAAGGACAAGTTGGCCTGGCATGCTCTTGACAGCAAGTTGTTCAATGTAAAGCTATTCCGGTTTGCCTATGGGCTTAGCAAGCCTGAATATGGTGTACTTTTCTGGGCAGTAACAATTATCGATTGTCCTGAAGAAATCCAGAATGTAAGGATGTCTGTAGGTTCAAACTCAGCTTCAATGTGGTGGCTTAACGGCGAGGAAGCTGTATTTCTGTCAGGTGACAGGCGTATGGTTATGGACGATGTTATGTCTAAACGTCTTACTCTTAAAAAGGGAAGAAACATAGTAAGAGGTTCTGTAATCAACGGACCTGGTATGAGCGACTTCTGCGTCAGGTTCCTTGATGAGAACGGTCAGCCCATTAAGAACCTGAAGATAAGTGTTGAATAAGGGATTAACTCAAAAAATTAAAGTCAGATGAAAAGATATATTATATCGGCTATATCGGCCATTTCTTTGTCGGTTGTTTGCTCTCAGGTACAGGCCCAGGTCGGAAGACCATTTATCCATGACCCATCTACTATTGCTGAATGCGATGGTAAGTACTATACTTTTGGTACCGGTGGTGGAGGTTTGATCTCAGAAGATGGTTGGGCCTGGTACGGTGGCGCTGAACGTCCCGGTAGAGGTGCGGCTCCTGATGTAATTAAAATTGGAGATCGTTATCTTGTTGCATACAGTGCAACAGGTGGTGGTTTGGGTGGAGGTCACAATGGTCGTGTATTGACTATGTGGAACAAGACTCTGGATCCTAAATCTCCTGATTTCGAATTTACCGAAGCAGTAGTGGTTGCCGAATCAGACGGTATTGAAGATAATGACGCTATTGACGCAGGTCTTCTGCTAGATCCTACAACTGGTCGTCTGTGGTGTTCGTATGGAACATACTTTGGTTTTATACGCATCGTTGAACTGGATCCCGAAACAGGTAAACGCGTTGAAGGCAACGAAGCTATAGATGTTGCTATTGACTGCGAAGCTACCGACCTTGAATACAGGGATGGATGGTATTACCTGTTTGGAACACATGGAACCTGCTGTGATGGATCCAACTCTACCTATAATATTGTTGTGGGTCGCTCAAGAAATGTAACTGGTCCTTATGTTGACCACCTGGGAAGAGACATGATGAGAGGTGGAGCCAAGATGGTTATCGGTGGTAGTGACAGACTTATTGGTGCTGGTCACTTTGGTCGTTTTATCGAAGAAGAAGGTGTTGAAAAGATGTCTTTGCACTATGAAGCTGACCTTGATCAGGGTGGTTACAGTGTACTTGCTATCCGTCCACTGATTTGGAAGGATGGATGGCCAATAGGTGGTGAACTCTTCAAAGACGGTACTTATAAAATCGAATCTGAAAGAAGGGGTTATGGCCTCGAATTGGCTGTTGATTTTGTTCGTATGCCCCGTGCTGCAAGAGGATTCTTTAATATGGATGAAAATACTCCGGTTGAACCTGTTGCTGCCCAGAAACTGGATGATGTAATTGGCACATGGCCTGAAGGTGAAATTAGCGTTAGAATTGGCGACTACATCGGAAGACCACACCAAAAATGGTCTGTCGTTGCAGTTCCTGAAGCTGGTGGTACTCTTGCCGGTCCTTACTTCAAGATTGTTATTGAAGGAACAAACAGGGCTCTTGCTGCTACAGCAGAGAAAGAGGTAACCACTGTACCTGAGTTTACTGGTGCTCCTGAACAATTGTGGAGAATTGACCAGCTTACTGACGGAACTTTCAGGATTATGCCTAAGGCTGTTCCAGGTACTGATGAAAAACTGGCTCTTGTCTCAATTGCTGACAGTACTCCAACTCTTGCTCCGTTTGATTTCAACAATGTAAACTGCAAGTGGAATTTTAAATAATTCTAATCAGAGTAATACAATAAAAGAAGGGGCTGCCAACCGGCAGCTCCTTCCTTTTTCATCCTCTTTAATCAAGGGTTACCCTGTCAACATAGTAACCATGTCCTACACAGAGGAATCCATCTTGAGCCTGTATCAAATCTAACATTTCCTGAGTCAGGACCAGTTCTATTACTCCATCTCCCACCAGGTCAGTAGTCCCGGTTCCCGGCAATTGTGTCCACCATGCAGTGGTTGTTTGCATTTGCCAATATCCGGCATCCGGATTAAGAGAGTAATAGATATTTATTACAGTTCCAGGACTCATAGCGGCAAATACATCCTTGCCAATCAAATTAAAGGTCTTATTGGGGTTGCCATCCTCATAATCCCAGGATACATAGTGATGCCCCTCAAAGAGTACAGTAACTGCTGTAAATGTTACATCCAAATCGGTGACCAGTTCACCATTGCTGTAAAAGTACAGAGCCTTGTTGTCAGCAGCTTTTCCAGTCAGTTTGTAAACACCTGGCTCGAGATCGGGGCTGATTGCAGAGATACCGTCTCCAAGGTCATAACCGCCGTAGGTGCCGGCACTACCGTAGTTGGTGTTATCCAGAGGTACTCCGTCTACTACATAGAGCGGTTGGTTGTTGCCAGTAATCTCAGTGTTACCCCTCAACAAGACTCGGGTAGATCCTGACGGACCTCCTGCAGTCTGGCTTACTACAAGGCCAGCCACACGACCTGCCATAGAATTGATTACATTGGTCTCCCTTGCCTTGGTAAAGGCCTCTCCCTGAACTTCCTCAAGTCCGTAACCGAGTGCTTTGCGATCTCTCCTGATACCCAGGGCTGTTACAACAACGTCGTCAAGTAATAGCACATCTTCTTCGAGTAAGATATTAAGTTGCGCTGAAGGATTAGTGATTGTAATTTCCTGGGTCTTGTATCCGATGGCACTTACAACCAAGGTAGATCCTTCGGGAATGCTGATAGAGAAATTACCGTTAATGTCACTTACTGTTCCATTAGTCGGATTCCCCTTTTCAATAAGGTTAGCACCCGGAACTACACCAGTAGCATCTTTTACCGTTCCACTAACTTTTGAGTTAGTCTGAGCAAAGAAGATGCTCTCAGGAAGTGAAGCTTCCAGGGGGTGGGTACTCCCTAGCAGATAAAGAAACATTGTTCCAAGGAACAATCTCTTTTTAATATTGCTTACTTTCATAGGTATTATTATTTGTTAGAGGTCAAACACTTTAATCCAATCAACATACATATAGGCCTTGCCATCATCTGGCAAGGCTGTGATTTCATCTATGTCCTGTATTCCAGGAAAATTACCTCCTACTGCAAGGTTGATTAGTGCATAATATTCATCCTTGAAATATTCTTGGCGGCCACTTACTGGACTGATGTCGAAACTTCTGATTTCTATTCCGTCAATGGTTATAGTTAGCCTGTTTGCAGTCTTCTCTAAGGCATAAATATGATATTCTCCATCCAGAAGGCTATGGTCAAGCAGCTTGGCAAAGTACTCCTGGCGATGTGATGTATAGTCTTCACCATAATGTATAGCAACGTTGACAAGACTTTCCGAAGTACCATTCAGGATGCCCTGCTTTTCACCCATTTCCAGAATATCAATCTCTCCGCAGGTGGGCCAGTTTTTACCATTGTCGCCCATCATCCAGAATGCGGGCCATAGACCATTGGCAGTTTTAGGGAGCTTGATGCTGGCTTCAATACGGCCAGTCCTGAAATTCATCTTGCCCTGACTGTTGACCCGACCTGAGTAAATGTTGTTGCCCTTGCGTTCGGCAGTAATAATGAGAACTGATTTACCCTGATCAGTACCAACAGAGACATTTTCGGGACGATATTCCTGTAATTCATTGTTTACCCAGCCCGGTTCATGTCTTTCTTTTGTCCATACCTTGTCATTGAAGGTCTCAAACTCATCAATGAATACCAGGTTGTCAGGCAGTTGTTCTTTGGGCTCCTCAATGTCCTGAGAACAGCCTGCCTGGTTGAAACAACACATTAGTAGCAAACACGAGATAAGATTCCTACACATTGAATTAGTTTTTGGGTTTAATTTTATTCAAATATGCAAAGAGCTGTTAAGAGACGGGTTTGATTTCTGACAAAGAAGGTTTGAAATCTGACATTTTTATTGTCTGTCAGATGGCTGTGGCAGGAAAGTGAGGCTTAGTCGGGATGCTGAAACTTACTGGGCTGCACGCCGAAAGTCTTTTTGAAAAGTGAACTGAAGTACTTGCTGTTTGCAAAACCGCTCTGTATAGATGCATCGCTAACACTGTATCCATTTTTTAACAGTTCGGCAGCGTTTTGAAGCCTGATTAGTCGGATGAATTCCTGGGGTGCTTTACCGGTAAGAGATTTCAGCCGGCTAAAAAACAGCGTCCTGCTCATTGCCATCTCCTGGCAAAGTTCGTCTACCC
The genomic region above belongs to Xiashengella succiniciproducens and contains:
- a CDS encoding 4'-phosphopantetheinyl transferase family protein; translated protein: MPVIFRKEGTDGALLAVWKITEPEEELISRLRLTDSMERRLSMITHPVRRREWIASRLLIQELNGATAEIVHAEDGRPTLASMDLHVSITHTRGYAGVLLSPKGPIGIDIEYPSERLVKLSDRFVNDFEAAQMNGINKQTGCALIWCSKEAVFKALDQPGLLFKEEVEVEGLSGMPEGMLKARVKRDNFETKLDLNYIVSPDYYLVWSW
- the gldE gene encoding gliding motility-associated protein GldE; amino-acid sequence: MEADTVPQFILNSPVVTEIATFTTKSVIALILTVVLLLVSALLSGAENAYMVLRQMDQSKPDDSRDNVLKRYARHFENPEQLHTTIVICSSFINISVILGITLFFHGLLTDHMSSVQAYILLTVVAVSMILIFGEVLPRIFAWKYPVGFAGLMIRPLSFLKKLLWPFLYISAGFTGLANKRLAGNIKGLSLDDISQALDFDDESISEGRELLKGIVTFGNTNVVEIMTARVDVVDIDIESDFTKVIGLIVESGYSRMPVYEDGPDDVKGILYIKDLLPHLDQDSSFEWQKLIRPAYYVPETKKINDLLQEFKTQKIHMAIVVDEYGGTSGIVTLEDILEEIVGDISDELDDDEVTFTKLPDGSFIFEGKTLLKDFFRITEVSQETFISLTDEPETLAGLILELKGAIPARQEVIEHSGYKFTILASDNRRIKKVKFSRI
- a CDS encoding glycoside hydrolase family 16 protein; the protein is MCRNLISCLLLMCCFNQAGCSQDIEEPKEQLPDNLVFIDEFETFNDKVWTKERHEPGWVNNELQEYRPENVSVGTDQGKSVLIITAERKGNNIYSGRVNSQGKMNFRTGRIEASIKLPKTANGLWPAFWMMGDNGKNWPTCGEIDILEMGEKQGILNGTSESLVNVAIHYGEDYTSHRQEYFAKLLDHSLLDGEYHIYALEKTANRLTITIDGIEIRSFDISPVSGRQEYFKDEYYALINLAVGGNFPGIQDIDEITALPDDGKAYMYVDWIKVFDL
- a CDS encoding family 43 glycosylhydrolase — translated: MKRYIISAISAISLSVVCSQVQAQVGRPFIHDPSTIAECDGKYYTFGTGGGGLISEDGWAWYGGAERPGRGAAPDVIKIGDRYLVAYSATGGGLGGGHNGRVLTMWNKTLDPKSPDFEFTEAVVVAESDGIEDNDAIDAGLLLDPTTGRLWCSYGTYFGFIRIVELDPETGKRVEGNEAIDVAIDCEATDLEYRDGWYYLFGTHGTCCDGSNSTYNIVVGRSRNVTGPYVDHLGRDMMRGGAKMVIGGSDRLIGAGHFGRFIEEEGVEKMSLHYEADLDQGGYSVLAIRPLIWKDGWPIGGELFKDGTYKIESERRGYGLELAVDFVRMPRAARGFFNMDENTPVEPVAAQKLDDVIGTWPEGEISVRIGDYIGRPHQKWSVVAVPEAGGTLAGPYFKIVIEGTNRALAATAEKEVTTVPEFTGAPEQLWRIDQLTDGTFRIMPKAVPGTDEKLALVSIADSTPTLAPFDFNNVNCKWNFK
- a CDS encoding single-stranded DNA-binding protein, whose protein sequence is MLNKVILIGNVGRDPEVRYLDKEQVVANFSLATTERGFKTRDGQEIPDRTEWHNIVAWRGLAKLAENYIKKGSQIYVEGKLKTRSYDDANGVKRYTTEIYADVIQLLGRRQDSDSGSFQTPKGSTNVGGSTQGQSSGVQEPPQSGRDILQGENGYDDDLPF
- the gldD gene encoding gliding motility lipoprotein GldD, with product MKRFQSIAVLAAIIVFFASAGCRRTEVPKPMGYFRIDLEEPVYVRLDSAMPYSFEYPKSTVIESDVAPGAEPYWINILYPRHNARVHLSYKEVEDNLYELLEDNIKLAYKHVVKADGIDEDIYVDEDKSLYVMLFDIKGDAASPLQFLATDSARHFLRGSLYFYARPNRDSLAPVIDYIKTDVVHLIETLEWRD
- a CDS encoding carboxypeptidase-like regulatory domain-containing protein, with the protein product MKVSNIKKRLFLGTMFLYLLGSTHPLEASLPESIFFAQTNSKVSGTVKDATGVVPGANLIEKGNPTNGTVSDINGNFSISIPEGSTLVVSAIGYKTQEITITNPSAQLNILLEEDVLLLDDVVVTALGIRRDRKALGYGLEEVQGEAFTKARETNVINSMAGRVAGLVVSQTAGGPSGSTRVLLRGNTEITGNNQPLYVVDGVPLDNTNYGSAGTYGGYDLGDGISAISPDLEPGVYKLTGKAADNKALYFYSNGELVTDLDVTFTAVTVLFEGHHYVSWDYEDGNPNKTFNLIGKDVFAAMSPGTVINIYYSLNPDAGYWQMQTTTAWWTQLPGTGTTDLVGDGVIELVLTQEMLDLIQAQDGFLCVGHGYYVDRVTLD
- a CDS encoding helix-turn-helix transcriptional regulator — its product is MAMSRTLFFSRLKSLTGKAPQEFIRLIRLQNAAELLKNGYSVSDASIQSGFANSKYFSSLFKKTFGVQPSKFQHPD